One window from the genome of Sulfodiicoccus acidiphilus encodes:
- the tmk gene encoding dTMP kinase has product MKLVAIEGIDGAGKTTLANSLRPKLVGYKVIVTSEPFDVQISSLIARSGWEDGILLTLLFAADRAIHVNWMRAQNADLILTDRYFYSSMAYQSSLGIDQEWIAEVNSYFPKPDLTVLLDLDPSVARSRLKRDTYDFRRKWDSLPNVRKRYLELASKFGFLVVDASKPQEEVLNAVLPHILNLLGRSQEVS; this is encoded by the coding sequence ATGAAGTTAGTAGCAATAGAAGGGATAGACGGGGCCGGGAAGACCACCCTCGCGAATTCTCTAAGGCCCAAATTGGTAGGTTACAAAGTTATAGTGACCTCCGAGCCCTTCGACGTCCAGATCTCCTCCTTGATAGCCAGAAGTGGTTGGGAGGATGGAATACTCTTGACGTTACTTTTCGCGGCCGACAGGGCGATCCACGTCAATTGGATGAGGGCCCAGAACGCTGACTTAATTCTGACCGACCGTTACTTCTACTCCTCCATGGCATACCAATCGTCTCTAGGAATTGATCAGGAATGGATAGCAGAAGTCAACAGCTATTTCCCTAAACCCGACTTAACCGTCCTTTTAGACTTGGATCCGAGCGTAGCAAGGTCTAGGCTAAAGCGAGATACCTACGACTTTAGGAGGAAGTGGGACTCGCTCCCAAACGTGAGGAAAAGGTATTTGGAGTTAGCGAGTAAGTTTGGCTTCTTGGTAGTGGACGCTTCTAAGCCCCAGGAGGAGGTGCTCAACGCGGTTTTGCCACACATCCTCAACTTACTCGGCCGGTCCCAAGAAGTGTCTTAG